From the genome of Phreatobacter cathodiphilus, one region includes:
- the fabF gene encoding beta-ketoacyl-ACP synthase II: protein MRRVVVTGMGLLTPLGCGVEETWSRLIKGESGASKVERFDVSDIAAKIACQIPREGAGAFNPDDWMEPKEQRKVDEFIVFAMCAAKQALDDAGWHPRTPDDQNTTGVLIGSGIGGIDGIAEAAMILRDKGPRRISPFFIPGRLINLAGGYVSIAHGLKGPNHAVVTACSTGAHAIGDAARLVAFGDADVMVAGGTESPISRLSLAGFAACRALCTTFNDEPTRASRPYDRDRDGFVMGEGAGMVVLEEYEHAKARGAKIYAEVIGYGLSGDAHHITAPAEDGDGAFRCMQAALKRAGISASDVDYINAHGTSTMADGIELGAVERLVGNAASKISMSSTKSSIGHLLGAAGAVEAIFSILAIRDQVAPPTLNLDNPSVETAIDLVPHVARKRPIETVLSNSFGFGGTNASVIFRAAA from the coding sequence ATGCGCCGCGTAGTTGTGACGGGAATGGGCCTTCTCACGCCGCTCGGCTGCGGCGTGGAGGAAACCTGGTCGCGTCTCATCAAGGGCGAGAGCGGGGCCTCCAAGGTCGAGCGCTTCGACGTCTCCGACATCGCCGCCAAGATCGCTTGCCAGATCCCGCGCGAAGGCGCCGGCGCCTTCAATCCAGACGACTGGATGGAGCCGAAGGAGCAGCGCAAGGTCGACGAGTTCATCGTCTTCGCCATGTGCGCCGCCAAGCAGGCTCTCGACGACGCCGGCTGGCATCCCAGGACTCCCGACGACCAGAACACCACCGGCGTCCTCATCGGCTCGGGCATCGGCGGCATCGACGGCATCGCCGAGGCGGCGATGATCCTCCGCGACAAGGGCCCGCGCCGCATCTCGCCCTTCTTCATTCCGGGCCGCCTGATCAATCTCGCCGGCGGCTACGTCTCCATCGCCCACGGCCTCAAGGGCCCGAACCACGCGGTGGTCACCGCCTGCTCGACGGGCGCCCACGCCATCGGCGACGCCGCCCGCCTCGTCGCCTTCGGTGATGCCGACGTGATGGTGGCCGGCGGCACCGAATCGCCCATCAGCCGCCTGTCGCTCGCCGGCTTCGCCGCCTGCCGAGCGCTCTGCACCACCTTCAACGACGAGCCGACCCGCGCCTCGCGCCCCTACGATCGCGACCGTGACGGATTCGTGATGGGCGAGGGCGCCGGCATGGTCGTGCTGGAGGAATACGAGCACGCCAAAGCCCGCGGCGCGAAGATCTATGCCGAGGTCATCGGCTATGGCCTCTCCGGCGACGCCCATCACATCACGGCGCCCGCCGAAGACGGCGACGGTGCCTTCCGCTGCATGCAGGCGGCGCTGAAGCGCGCCGGCATCAGCGCCTCCGACGTCGACTACATCAACGCCCACGGCACCTCGACCATGGCCGACGGCATCGAACTCGGGGCGGTCGAGCGCCTCGTCGGCAATGCCGCCTCGAAGATCTCCATGTCCTCGACCAAGTCCTCCATCGGCCACCTCCTCGGTGCGGCCGGCGCGGTCGAGGCGATCTTCTCCATCCTGGCGATCCGCGACCAGGTGGCGCCGCCCACCCTCAACCTCGACAATCCCTCGGTGGAAACGGCCATCGACCTCGTGCCGCACGTGGCCCGCAAGCGCCCCATCGAGACGGTCCTGTCCAATTCCTTCGGCTTCGGTGGAACCAACGCATCGGTCATCTTCCGCGCTGCGGCTTGA
- the mltG gene encoding endolytic transglycosylase MltG has translation MIDRPGPNPQNGSRPAIKSPRAALEPESAPPPPPASRHARNQWVVIGNLIITILLVGLVGGMAAFLYARQAFVAQGPLQQDRAVFIERGSTAEAIAQTLERNGVINSALLFSAAVQLYGVRGDLKWGEYLFPRGASTAEALAIVLDGKPIEYRVTIPEGLTSEQIVGRLRDNDVLTGDIARIPREGSLLPDTYRFTRGTTRQQMIDQMTQFQTRLLQQIWARRSQDLPLRTPEELVILASIVEKETGKAEERPRVAGVFVNRLNRRMRLQSDPTIIYGIVGGRGALGRPILQSEIQRLTPYNTYQIDGLPPTPIANPGRAAMEAVANPVRHRDLFFVADGTGGHVFAETLEQHNRNVANWRRIERERAEAAGTPAATADTPAAPAGTPPRATTR, from the coding sequence ATGATCGATCGTCCCGGACCCAACCCGCAGAACGGGTCCCGCCCGGCCATCAAGTCGCCCCGAGCGGCCCTCGAGCCCGAATCGGCGCCGCCGCCGCCGCCGGCCTCGCGCCATGCCCGCAACCAGTGGGTCGTCATCGGCAACCTGATCATCACCATCCTGCTGGTCGGCCTCGTCGGCGGCATGGCGGCGTTCCTCTATGCCCGCCAGGCCTTCGTCGCCCAGGGTCCGCTGCAGCAGGATCGCGCCGTCTTCATCGAGCGCGGCTCGACCGCCGAGGCGATCGCCCAGACCCTGGAGCGCAACGGCGTCATCAACAGCGCGCTGCTCTTTTCGGCCGCCGTCCAGCTCTACGGCGTACGCGGCGACCTGAAATGGGGCGAGTATCTCTTCCCCCGCGGCGCCTCGACCGCCGAGGCCCTCGCCATCGTGCTCGACGGCAAGCCCATCGAATACCGCGTCACGATCCCGGAAGGCCTGACCTCGGAGCAGATCGTCGGGCGCCTGCGCGACAACGACGTGCTCACCGGCGACATCGCCCGCATCCCGCGCGAAGGCTCGCTGCTGCCGGACACCTACCGCTTCACCCGCGGCACCACCCGCCAGCAGATGATCGACCAGATGACGCAGTTCCAGACCCGGCTGCTGCAGCAGATATGGGCGCGCCGCAGCCAGGACCTGCCGCTGCGCACGCCGGAAGAGCTCGTCATCCTCGCCTCCATCGTCGAGAAGGAGACCGGCAAGGCCGAGGAGCGGCCGCGCGTCGCCGGCGTCTTCGTCAACCGCCTGAACCGCCGCATGCGCCTGCAGTCCGACCCGACCATCATCTACGGCATCGTCGGCGGCCGCGGTGCTCTGGGCCGGCCGATCCTGCAGTCGGAAATCCAGCGTCTGACGCCCTACAACACCTACCAGATCGACGGCCTGCCGCCGACGCCGATCGCCAATCCTGGCCGCGCCGCCATGGAGGCCGTCGCCAACCCGGTTCGCCATCGCGATCTCTTCTTCGTCGCCGACGGCACCGGCGGCCACGTCTTCGCCGAGACGCTGGAGCAGCACAACCGCAACGTCGCCAACTGGCGGCGCATCGAGCGCGAGCGCGCCGAGGCGGCGGGCACCCCCGCGGCCACCGCCGATACGCCGGCAGCTCCCGCCGGCACGCCGCCCCGCGCCACCACCCGTTGA
- a CDS encoding YicC/YloC family endoribonuclease: MALSSMTGFSRAEGATGAALWAWEIKSVNSKGLDVKLKLPPGLDAAEPAVRQKISAAVARGSVFASLSVKRETATTEVRINEAVLAQVAEAARLVAERIDARAPAIDGLLAIKGVIDVVEAEESEEEKARLVADILAGLDVALARLLDMRRSEGAALGTVLTERLDEIAALKREAEDNPCRRPEAIRARIADQIAALLEPGRNFDPDRLHQEALMVASKADIREELDRLDAHVAAARKLMGEGGAVGRKLDFLAQEFNRETNTLCSKANDVTLTATGLALKAVVEQFREQVQNLE, encoded by the coding sequence ATGGCCCTGTCCAGCATGACGGGATTTTCCCGTGCCGAAGGCGCGACGGGCGCAGCCCTCTGGGCCTGGGAGATCAAGTCCGTCAATTCCAAGGGTCTCGACGTCAAGCTCAAGCTGCCCCCCGGCCTCGATGCGGCCGAGCCGGCTGTCCGCCAGAAGATCTCCGCCGCGGTCGCCCGCGGGTCGGTCTTCGCTTCCCTCTCGGTGAAGCGCGAGACCGCCACCACCGAGGTTCGCATCAACGAGGCGGTCCTGGCGCAGGTCGCCGAGGCGGCGCGCCTCGTCGCCGAGCGGATCGACGCCCGTGCCCCCGCGATCGACGGCCTCCTCGCCATCAAGGGCGTCATCGACGTGGTGGAGGCCGAGGAGAGCGAGGAGGAGAAGGCCCGGCTCGTCGCCGACATTCTCGCCGGCCTCGACGTGGCGCTCGCCCGCCTCCTCGACATGCGCCGCAGCGAAGGCGCCGCTCTCGGCACCGTGCTCACCGAGCGTCTCGACGAGATCGCCGCCCTGAAGCGCGAGGCCGAGGACAATCCCTGCCGCCGCCCCGAGGCGATCCGCGCCAGGATCGCCGACCAGATCGCGGCGCTGCTCGAACCCGGCCGCAACTTCGATCCGGACAGGCTGCACCAGGAAGCCCTGATGGTCGCCTCCAAGGCCGACATCCGGGAAGAGCTGGACCGGCTCGACGCCCATGTCGCCGCCGCCCGCAAGCTGATGGGAGAGGGTGGCGCCGTCGGCCGCAAGCTCGACTTCCTCGCCCAGGAGTTCAACCGCGAGACCAACACGCTCTGTTCCAAGGCCAACGACGTGACGCTCACGGCGACCGGCCTCGCCCTCAAGGCGGTGGTCGAGCAGTTCCGCGAGCAGGTCCAGAACCTGGAGTAG
- the gmk gene encoding guanylate kinase: MADPVTARRGLMLILTSPSGAGKSTLTRQLLAEETDIALSVSVTTRARRKDEIDGVHYHFIDRPTFERMREANDLLEWAEVHGNCYGTPRRAVEEALSAGKDVLFDIDVAGVRQLAAMVREDMATVFLLPPSVAEQIARLKRRASDDEAAILKRLRTARDEIGHWADFDYILVNDDLGRAFAELKAILHAERLKQRRRPKLEALIAELGRDLDAVIANGVSGLPEAR; encoded by the coding sequence ATGGCCGACCCCGTTACGGCCCGCCGCGGCCTCATGCTCATCCTCACCTCGCCCTCGGGCGCGGGGAAATCGACGCTCACCCGCCAGCTCCTCGCCGAGGAGACCGATATCGCGCTCTCCGTCTCGGTGACGACCCGCGCCCGCCGCAAGGACGAGATTGACGGCGTCCACTACCACTTCATCGATCGCCCCACCTTCGAGCGCATGCGCGAGGCGAACGACCTGCTCGAATGGGCCGAGGTCCACGGCAATTGCTACGGCACGCCGCGCCGGGCGGTGGAGGAGGCCCTGTCCGCCGGCAAGGACGTGCTGTTCGACATCGACGTCGCCGGCGTGCGCCAGCTTGCCGCCATGGTGCGCGAGGACATGGCGACCGTCTTCCTGCTGCCGCCCTCCGTCGCCGAGCAGATCGCCCGGCTGAAGCGCCGCGCCAGCGACGATGAGGCGGCCATCCTGAAGCGCCTGCGCACGGCGCGCGACGAGATCGGCCACTGGGCGGATTTCGACTACATCCTCGTCAACGACGACCTCGGCCGCGCCTTCGCCGAGCTGAAGGCCATCCTCCACGCCGAGCGGCTGAAGCAGCGCCGCCGCCCGAAGCTGGAGGCGCTGATCGCCGAGCTCGGCCGGGACCTGGATGCGGTGATCGCGAACGGTGTGTCGGGGCTGCCGGAGGCTCGTTGA
- a CDS encoding MFS transporter: MTLTVLAVTQTLGWGVLSLLPVVGPVVATDLGMSLPSVFLGTSTMYVVTALAAPMLGRWLVRLGARTLMLAGFATGAGGLLLLAAASGPAGYFAGWTLLGLFSASSLTTSAYVHLNAVGGQRARTAIGSLMLVTGLASSIFWPLTASLSSQMGWRATVVVYAVALIVVALPLIRFGLRDSGGSAEPASPRETGGGAGPPRGTFGLIVGAIVCNGFVTVGFEAVIIETAKALGVGAAEAIAMGSLVGLLKVGGRLLDIAGGGRWDGLATGLIAAMVMPLGIGALLVGGDALWALGLFALLFGLAGGAFAVARATMPLVFYDKATYALAMARIGLPLNLIYAAAPPLLSALLVHVGAQAVLGCALGFSLVALGFLAVLQTRRR, encoded by the coding sequence ATGACGCTCACCGTCCTGGCGGTTACCCAGACCCTGGGATGGGGCGTGCTCAGCCTGCTCCCGGTGGTCGGCCCTGTCGTCGCCACCGACCTCGGCATGTCCTTGCCGTCGGTATTCCTCGGAACATCGACCATGTATGTCGTCACCGCGCTCGCGGCACCGATGCTGGGACGCTGGCTGGTTCGGTTGGGGGCGCGCACGCTCATGCTGGCTGGCTTCGCAACCGGCGCCGGCGGCCTGCTTCTTCTCGCCGCCGCGTCCGGACCTGCAGGTTATTTCGCCGGTTGGACGCTTCTCGGGCTTTTCAGCGCATCGTCCCTGACCACTTCCGCCTATGTCCATCTCAACGCCGTCGGCGGGCAGCGCGCCAGGACAGCGATCGGATCGCTCATGCTGGTCACAGGCCTCGCATCGAGCATCTTCTGGCCGCTGACGGCCTCGCTCTCCTCCCAAATGGGCTGGCGGGCGACGGTGGTCGTCTATGCCGTCGCGCTGATCGTCGTTGCTCTGCCTCTGATCCGGTTCGGCCTGCGCGACAGCGGCGGGTCAGCGGAGCCCGCTTCGCCAAGGGAGACCGGCGGAGGCGCGGGGCCGCCCCGCGGGACATTCGGCCTGATCGTCGGGGCCATCGTCTGCAACGGCTTCGTCACCGTCGGCTTCGAGGCCGTCATCATCGAAACCGCCAAGGCACTGGGGGTCGGAGCGGCCGAGGCGATCGCGATGGGATCGCTGGTCGGTCTGCTGAAGGTGGGCGGACGGTTGCTCGATATTGCCGGCGGCGGGCGCTGGGACGGGCTGGCGACGGGCCTGATCGCCGCCATGGTCATGCCGCTGGGGATCGGCGCGCTGCTCGTCGGCGGAGATGCGCTTTGGGCCCTGGGCCTCTTCGCCCTGCTCTTCGGCCTGGCCGGAGGCGCCTTCGCCGTGGCCCGGGCTACCATGCCGCTCGTCTTCTACGACAAGGCCACCTATGCCCTGGCCATGGCGCGCATCGGGCTGCCGCTCAATCTCATCTACGCGGCGGCCCCGCCACTGCTCTCGGCCTTGCTGGTCCATGTCGGGGCACAGGCGGTGCTCGGATGCGCCCTCGGCTTCAGCCTCGTCGCTCTGGGCTTCCTCGCAGTGCTCCAAACGCGGCGGCGCTGA
- the rsmA gene encoding 16S rRNA (adenine(1518)-N(6)/adenine(1519)-N(6))-dimethyltransferase RsmA — protein MSAIDPLPPLREVIARHGLMAKKALGQNFLLDLNLTSRIARASGPLEGATVVEVGPGPGGLTRALLAGGAGRVIAIERDARCLPALAEIAAAYPGRLEVIEGDALRVDFAALTGGAPARIVANLPYNVGTNLLTGWLTGEAWPPWYQSLTLMFQKEVAQRIVAAPGSDAYGRLGVLAGWRTSAKMVFDVAPSAFVPPPKITSTVVHLVPRAEPLPCSVKMLERVTLAAFGQRRKMIRQSLKGLGRDPMPLIEAAGLDPTERAENLTIEDFCRLARLAEGGEA, from the coding sequence TTGAGCGCGATCGACCCTCTGCCGCCGCTGCGCGAGGTCATCGCCCGCCACGGGCTGATGGCGAAGAAGGCGCTCGGCCAGAACTTCCTGCTCGACCTCAACCTGACGAGCCGCATCGCCCGCGCCTCCGGGCCGCTGGAGGGCGCGACGGTGGTGGAGGTGGGTCCGGGGCCCGGCGGCCTCACCCGGGCGCTGCTCGCCGGCGGGGCGGGCCGGGTCATCGCCATTGAGCGCGACGCGCGCTGCCTGCCGGCCCTCGCGGAGATCGCCGCGGCCTATCCCGGCCGGCTTGAGGTGATCGAGGGCGATGCCTTGAGGGTCGACTTCGCCGCGCTCACCGGCGGCGCGCCGGCCCGCATCGTTGCCAATCTGCCCTACAATGTCGGGACGAACCTCCTCACCGGCTGGCTCACGGGAGAGGCCTGGCCGCCCTGGTACCAGTCGCTGACGCTGATGTTCCAGAAGGAGGTGGCGCAGCGCATCGTCGCGGCGCCGGGCTCGGACGCTTACGGCCGCCTCGGGGTGCTCGCCGGCTGGCGCACGAGCGCGAAGATGGTGTTCGACGTGGCGCCTTCGGCCTTCGTGCCGCCGCCGAAGATCACCTCGACGGTGGTCCATCTCGTGCCGCGGGCTGAACCCCTGCCCTGTTCGGTGAAGATGCTGGAGCGGGTGACGCTCGCCGCCTTCGGCCAGCGCCGCAAGATGATCCGCCAGAGCCTCAAGGGCCTCGGCCGCGATCCCATGCCGCTGATCGAGGCGGCGGGGCTCGACCCGACCGAGCGGGCGGAGAACCTGACGATCGAGGACTTCTGCCGGTTGGCGCGGCTGGCCGAAGGCGGAGAGGCCTAG
- the pdxA gene encoding 4-hydroxythreonine-4-phosphate dehydrogenase PdxA, translating to MGEPAGIGPDVALMAWRDRAAHRLPPFYVIGDAGLMEARAVRLGIGVPVVPCLPEEAVETFPYGLPVLDIGEGMDDRPGQPTSETGILVIEAIRTGVDHIRSGRAGAIVTAPISKSVLAEAGFAHPGHTEFLGELARAFRVGPVRPVMMIWSETLAVVPVTIHIPVAAVPVRLTTNLIVETGAIVAHDLATKFGIARPRLAVCGLNPHAGEDGLIGREDIEVVAPAVAELQRLGIAATGPHPADTLFHPAARETYDAVLGMYHDQVLAPVKTIAFDEGVNVTLGLPFIRTSPDHGTAYSLAGTGTARPTSMIQAIALAGRLAQKKPAA from the coding sequence ATGGGCGAACCGGCCGGCATCGGTCCGGATGTCGCCCTCATGGCCTGGCGGGACCGGGCGGCACACCGCCTCCCCCCCTTTTACGTGATCGGCGACGCGGGCCTGATGGAGGCTCGAGCCGTACGGCTCGGGATCGGCGTGCCTGTCGTCCCCTGCCTGCCGGAAGAGGCGGTGGAGACCTTTCCCTACGGCCTGCCGGTGCTCGATATCGGCGAGGGCATGGACGACCGGCCGGGCCAACCGACCTCGGAGACGGGCATTTTGGTCATCGAGGCGATCCGGACGGGCGTCGACCACATCCGCTCGGGCAGGGCGGGGGCGATCGTCACGGCACCGATCTCCAAGTCGGTGCTGGCAGAGGCGGGTTTCGCCCATCCGGGCCATACCGAATTCCTCGGCGAACTGGCGCGGGCTTTCCGCGTCGGGCCGGTGCGACCGGTGATGATGATCTGGAGCGAGACGCTGGCCGTCGTTCCCGTCACCATCCACATCCCCGTCGCCGCGGTGCCCGTGCGCCTGACGACGAACCTGATCGTCGAGACCGGCGCCATCGTCGCCCACGACCTCGCGACCAAGTTCGGCATCGCCCGCCCGCGGCTCGCGGTCTGCGGGCTCAACCCGCACGCGGGCGAGGACGGGCTGATCGGCCGCGAGGACATCGAGGTGGTGGCTCCCGCCGTGGCGGAACTCCAGCGCCTCGGCATCGCCGCCACCGGCCCCCATCCCGCCGACACGCTGTTCCACCCGGCAGCGCGCGAGACCTATGACGCGGTGCTCGGCATGTATCACGACCAGGTGCTGGCGCCGGTGAAGACCATCGCCTTCGACGAGGGCGTCAACGTCACGCTCGGCCTCCCCTTCATCCGCACCTCGCCCGACCATGGCACGGCCTATTCCCTCGCCGGCACCGGCACGGCCCGCCCGACCAGCATGATCCAGGCGATCGCGCTCGCCGGCCGGCTCGCCCAGAAGAAGCCCGCCGCTTGA
- a CDS encoding peptidylprolyl isomerase — translation MVPVRPLLAAALAVALSAGVVAGSASAQEGRVIATVGGVPITSFDIPQRQRLLQIREGRPHSAEQALQDLINDRIKFAEARRYRVEANEQQVAAAYAQVAQRSGFDPRGFDQVLRSQGIEPRVYKGKLRADLSWSNLIGARYGRTIFITDTQLVDALSRRQGATRPVNYVLRPVVLLVAANAPPAQVQRRMAEANALRGRFSSCATDMEKVAAIPDAAVREQFRRLNTDLSPAFRQVLDQTAVGKLTPPSRTQQGIEMIAVCSKEEASTSDTAARNQVREEMTTAEMKRISETYLARLRQTSVINYRDGRGERR, via the coding sequence ATGGTTCCCGTGCGACCCTTGCTCGCCGCTGCTCTCGCCGTCGCCCTGTCCGCCGGGGTCGTCGCCGGCTCCGCCTCCGCCCAGGAAGGCCGGGTCATCGCCACCGTCGGCGGCGTCCCGATCACCAGCTTCGACATCCCCCAGCGCCAGCGCCTGCTGCAAATCCGCGAGGGCCGGCCGCATTCGGCGGAGCAGGCGCTCCAGGACCTGATCAACGACCGCATCAAGTTCGCCGAGGCCCGGCGCTACCGCGTCGAGGCCAACGAGCAGCAGGTGGCGGCTGCCTATGCCCAGGTCGCCCAGCGCTCCGGCTTCGACCCTCGCGGTTTCGACCAGGTGCTGCGCTCCCAGGGCATCGAACCCAGAGTCTACAAGGGCAAGCTGCGCGCCGACCTGTCCTGGTCCAACCTGATCGGTGCCCGCTACGGCCGCACGATCTTCATCACCGATACCCAGCTCGTCGACGCCCTGTCGCGCCGGCAGGGCGCGACGCGCCCGGTCAACTACGTGCTCCGGCCGGTCGTGCTTCTGGTGGCGGCGAACGCGCCGCCGGCCCAGGTGCAGCGCCGGATGGCCGAGGCCAACGCCCTGCGCGGCCGGTTCTCCAGTTGCGCCACCGATATGGAGAAGGTCGCGGCCATTCCCGACGCCGCCGTGCGCGAGCAGTTCCGCCGCCTCAATACCGACCTTAGCCCCGCCTTCCGCCAGGTGCTGGACCAGACTGCAGTGGGCAAGCTGACGCCGCCGAGCCGCACCCAGCAGGGCATCGAGATGATCGCCGTCTGCTCCAAGGAAGAGGCGAGCACCAGCGATACCGCCGCCCGCAACCAGGTGCGCGAAGAAATGACCACGGCCGAGATGAAGCGCATCTCCGAGACCTACCTCGCCCGGCTGCGGCAGACCTCCGTGATCAATTATCGCGACGGCCGCGGCGAGCGGCGCTGA
- the lptD gene encoding LPS-assembly protein LptD, whose translation MLRAARRPAASTTRIARSALTATASLLALVVASGGLAPLRAQTADAPVEGRSYILDPTQVQNQPAPPSPVRSAGPPTAVAGPTFSSTPPGTPMQVNAGQLVYDERTSRVSARGNVQIYYDGRTIEADVVTYDQRSGRVRATGNVRITEPSGNIAHGQDMEFDQQFTNGFIRSLNLETPDRRFIGATDVTREGGDTTTFERAAYTACASCRADLSKPPTWVIKAKRIIHRESERTIYFEDARFEMFGVPIAYMPRFWSPDPTVRKASGILVPGIAGSNRTGIGVEVPYFWNIQPNYDLLIAPRYYSRQGFMPIAEWRHGFESGYYSIRAAGIRQNDPGVFMYNDGVTREVGNREFRGILHTTGIFRVTERWSVGWDLNLMSDTAFLRDYSLSLPGQTEANSRVFLRGQGSRSWFDLSATRYVGITATDTDNKILPTTHPVLDYFRVLDQSVMGGEFSWRTSVVSLSREAADVSRRNPFAVDTTNPQNPLAPMICNRSLPRGQTALYTNLDPRNCLVNGIDGNYSRVSAEAAWRRRVIDAMGQVWEPFVSVRGDVTYHHLKDESAVLGSFSRLAQDDRIYTRFMPAVGMTYRYPWIAGNAYGTTTVEPILQIIARPSEQNIGYIPNEDAQSLVFDDTNLFQVNKFSGWDRVEGGGRLNYGLNVTHRFTNGSSMNVMFGQSLHLFGINSFSAGALYDMAATGANSGLDKQRSDYVARFQYQLDRNFRFSARGRFDERTFAVQRGEIDATGRFGNFALTGTYGFLAPQPDLGYLVSRSAVGAALSYTVATNWTLYGAARFAFQRQNLAATVASDLTERNKIEGLTVGVNYLDDAMQLGFYYSRDFAAEVVTLNNVATTRDVHRFMFRFNLRTIGELTLSQNVSNWFNPPSQ comes from the coding sequence ATGCTTCGCGCAGCACGCCGCCCGGCGGCTTCCACGACCCGAATCGCCCGCTCTGCCCTGACCGCGACCGCCAGCCTCTTGGCGCTGGTCGTCGCGTCGGGTGGACTTGCACCCCTGCGCGCCCAGACGGCCGATGCGCCGGTGGAGGGGCGGTCCTACATTCTCGACCCGACGCAGGTGCAAAATCAGCCGGCGCCGCCCTCGCCCGTGCGGTCCGCCGGTCCCCCCACCGCCGTCGCGGGGCCGACCTTCTCCTCCACGCCCCCGGGCACGCCGATGCAGGTCAATGCCGGCCAGCTCGTCTATGATGAGCGGACGAGCCGGGTGTCGGCGCGCGGCAACGTCCAGATCTATTACGACGGCCGCACGATCGAGGCCGACGTCGTCACCTACGACCAGCGCTCGGGCCGCGTTCGGGCCACCGGCAACGTCCGCATCACCGAACCGTCGGGCAACATCGCCCACGGCCAGGACATGGAGTTCGACCAGCAGTTCACCAACGGCTTCATCCGTTCGCTGAACCTGGAGACGCCGGACCGCCGGTTCATCGGCGCCACCGACGTGACGCGCGAGGGCGGCGACACGACGACCTTCGAACGTGCCGCCTATACGGCCTGCGCCTCCTGCCGCGCCGACCTGTCGAAGCCGCCGACCTGGGTGATCAAGGCCAAGCGCATCATCCACCGGGAATCCGAGCGGACGATCTATTTCGAGGACGCGCGCTTCGAGATGTTCGGCGTGCCGATCGCCTATATGCCGCGCTTCTGGTCGCCCGACCCGACCGTGCGCAAGGCGTCCGGCATCCTCGTGCCCGGCATCGCCGGCTCCAACCGCACGGGCATCGGCGTCGAGGTGCCCTATTTCTGGAACATCCAGCCGAACTACGACCTCCTGATCGCGCCGCGCTACTATTCGCGCCAGGGCTTCATGCCCATCGCCGAGTGGCGGCACGGCTTCGAGAGCGGCTATTATTCGATCCGGGCCGCCGGCATCCGGCAGAACGACCCCGGCGTGTTCATGTACAACGACGGCGTGACACGGGAGGTGGGCAACCGCGAGTTCCGCGGCATCCTGCACACGACCGGCATCTTCCGCGTCACCGAGCGGTGGTCCGTGGGTTGGGACCTCAACCTCATGTCGGACACGGCCTTCCTCAGGGACTATTCCCTGTCGCTGCCGGGTCAGACCGAGGCCAATTCCCGCGTCTTCCTGCGGGGACAGGGATCGCGCAGCTGGTTCGACCTGTCCGCGACCCGCTATGTCGGCATCACCGCGACCGACACCGACAACAAGATCCTGCCCACCACCCACCCGGTGCTCGATTATTTCCGGGTTCTCGACCAGTCGGTCATGGGGGGTGAGTTCTCCTGGCGGACGAGCGTCGTCAGCCTGTCGCGCGAGGCGGCGGACGTGTCGCGCCGGAACCCGTTCGCGGTGGACACGACCAACCCGCAGAACCCGCTGGCGCCGATGATCTGCAATCGCAGCCTCCCCAGGGGTCAGACGGCTCTCTACACCAATCTCGACCCGCGCAACTGCCTCGTGAACGGCATCGACGGCAACTACTCGCGCGTTTCCGCCGAGGCGGCCTGGCGCCGCCGCGTCATCGACGCCATGGGCCAGGTCTGGGAGCCCTTCGTCTCGGTGCGCGGCGACGTGACCTATCACCATCTCAAGGACGAGAGTGCCGTGCTCGGCTCCTTCTCGCGCCTGGCGCAGGACGACAGAATCTACACGCGGTTCATGCCGGCCGTCGGCATGACCTACCGCTATCCCTGGATCGCCGGGAACGCCTACGGCACGACGACGGTCGAGCCGATCCTCCAGATCATCGCGCGGCCGAGCGAGCAGAACATCGGCTACATCCCGAACGAGGACGCGCAGAGCCTCGTCTTCGACGACACCAACCTGTTCCAGGTCAACAAGTTCTCGGGCTGGGACCGGGTCGAGGGCGGCGGGCGGCTGAACTACGGCCTCAACGTCACCCACCGTTTCACCAACGGCTCGTCGATGAACGTGATGTTCGGCCAGTCGCTCCACCTGTTCGGAATCAACTCGTTCTCGGCCGGCGCGCTCTACGACATGGCGGCGACCGGGGCCAATTCCGGTCTTGACAAGCAGCGCTCCGACTATGTGGCGCGGTTCCAGTACCAGCTCGATCGGAACTTCCGCTTCTCGGCCCGCGGCCGCTTCGACGAGCGGACCTTCGCGGTCCAGCGCGGCGAGATCGACGCCACCGGGCGCTTCGGCAATTTCGCCCTGACCGGCACCTACGGCTTCCTCGCGCCGCAGCCCGACCTCGGCTATCTCGTGTCGCGCAGCGCCGTCGGCGCGGCCCTCTCCTACACGGTCGCCACCAACTGGACGCTCTACGGCGCGGCGCGCTTCGCCTTCCAGCGGCAGAACCTGGCTGCGACGGTGGCGTCGGACCTCACCGAGCGCAACAAGATCGAGGGCCTGACCGTTGGCGTGAACTATCTCGACGACGCGATGCAGCTCGGCTTCTACTATTCCCGCGACTTCGCCGCCGAGGTGGTGACGCTGAACAACGTCGCGACGACGCGCGACGTCCACCGCTTCATGTTCCGGTTCAACCTGCGCACGATCGGCGAGCTGACCCTGTCCCAGAACGTCTCGAACTGGTTCAATCCGCCCTCGCAATGA